A genomic segment from Macrobrachium rosenbergii isolate ZJJX-2024 chromosome 30, ASM4041242v1, whole genome shotgun sequence encodes:
- the LOC136854766 gene encoding uncharacterized protein yields the protein MIKLRGYLATLVAIISLASYGLGDGGGHGGGFGGGGGFGGGGGSIGGGYSAPPISTGYSAPSVDTGYSAPSGGGGGGFGGGGGGFGGGGGFGGGGGWVEVEGGGGGGGGGFGGGGSISTGYSAPSVDIGGGGGGYSGGGGGGGFGGGGGGGFGGGGGGGIGGGYSPPVVDTGYSAPVVDTGYSPPIVDTGYSAPAIGGGGGGFGGGGGGYSGGGGFGGGGGGIGGGGGGIGGGGGYSGGGGGGIGGGGIIGGGGGYSGGGGGGGIGGGGGFGGGGGGYSGGGGGGGGGYSGGGGGIGGGIIGGGGGGHGGGGGGGMYGGGGGGGGSMYGK from the coding sequence ATAAAACTACGAGGGTATTTGGCTACCCTTGTGGCCATAATTTCCTTGGCCTCCTATGGCCTGGGCGATGGAGGTGGCCATGGAGGCGGAttcggagggggaggaggatttGGCGGGGGCGGTGGATCAATAGGAGGGGGTTACTCAGCACCCCCTATCAGCACGGGTTACTCCGCACCGTCTGTGGATACCGGGTACTCTGCGCCTTCTGGAGGAGGTGGTGGCGGCTtcggaggaggaggcggaggttTTGGAGGAGGCGGAGGGTTTGGAGGAGGCGGCGGATGGGTGGAGGTGgagggtggaggtggaggaggaggaggaggcttcgGAGGAGGCGGTTCAATAAGCACCGGGTATTCGGCTCCTTCCGTGGATATTGGAGGTGGTGGTGGCGGATACAgcggaggaggtggaggtggcgGATTtggtggcggaggaggaggaggatttggcggtggtggtggtggaggtattGGTGGTGGATATTCTCCACCAGTTGTTGATACAGGATATTCCGCTCCGGTTGTCGATACAGGATATTCTCCACCTATAGTTGATACAGGATACTCGGCGCCGGCaatagggggaggaggaggtggctttggaggaggtggtggaggataCAGTggtggaggaggatttggaggaggtgGCGGAGGAATCGGAGGAGGTGGCGGAGGAATCGGAGGAGGTGGCGGATacagtggaggaggaggtggaggaattggaggaggtGGAATAATTGGAGGAGGTGGCGGAtacagtggaggaggaggaggtggtggaatTGGAGGAGGTGGCGGATTTGGAGGAGGAGGCGGTGGAtatagtggaggaggtggaggtggcggaggaggatacagtggaggaggtggtggcATTGGAGGAGGAATTATCGGAGGTGGTGGCGGTGGACATGGAGGTGGAGGCGGAGGAGGTAtgtacggaggaggaggaggaggaggaggcagtatGTATGGAAAATAG